A window of Nonomuraea angiospora genomic DNA:
GCCGTTGCTCAGCCGCTGGGCCAGGGTGTCGAGCCGCCGCGGCCAGGGAGCGGCGATGGCGTCGGGCCGGTTGGCCAGGATACGGCCCAGCCTGTCTTCGTTCAGTTTTCGCAGCCAGCCGAGCAGGTGATCTTCCATCTGTGAGCAACTCTCATGGGGTCGCACGCGGGGACTCACCGTGAGCCATGAGCATCCACGGTAATGCAGATCACCCCCGGTCAGGAGAGGACTGCCCAGACGATCTTTCCGTGAGGTGCAAGTGCGGACCAGCCCCAGCGGAGGCTGAGTGATTCGACGATGTGGAGTCCGAGGCCGCCGGTGTCAAGGGGGCCAGGGTATCGCAGCACCGGCACCGATGAGCCGGGATCGGTGAATGCGCCGGTCACGAGGGGTCCCCGGCGGACGAGGGACATGTGGACGGGGCGCTGGCAGTGGGGCTCGTCCAGATGCAGGCCGTGGCGCAGCGCGTTGGTGGCGAGCTCGGAGACCACCAGCTCCATGTTCTCGGACAGCTCGGTGAGCCCCCATCCCGACAGCGTGCCGGTGGTGAAGCTGCGGGCCGAATGGACCGAGGCGGGGCTGGGCGGGAGCACGAACGTGGCGCTCGCGGACGGGCCGGGGACCAGCAGATCGCGGGCCGCCTCCGGCCACCAGCCGACCGGAGGCCACCAATCGAACGTGGTCCACTGGCCGGGTGCCGTGGTGGATTGCACGTGATCATTCTGCGACAAACTCTCGTGCAGGTGCAAGAGCGAATGCACGTGCAGACAACCCGTGCAGGCGCTACGGTTGCCCTCAAATGGTCAATATGGGGGAAAGGGGATCTTGTCCGCGGCCCATGATCTTTCGGCCGTGAAGTGACAGACTGTACGTGCATACCCCGCAACATGCGGTGGGCCGCCGATCGCAGCTCACCGTAAGTGCAGACTCCGCTACTCGTGGCGGTCCGCCGGAGGCGGCCCACCATGGGTGCATACTCCGCTACTTGCGGTGGACCGCCGAACGCGGCCCACCGCGTCGCAAGGAAACGAACAAGGAGCAGCACGTGTCCATTGATCCGCCCGGTTCTGCTTCGACCGTACGGCGCATCATGCTGGGGGCGAGTCTCAGGCGCCTGCGTGAGGCCTGCGGGCTCGACCGCGGACAGGCCGGATTCCACATCCGGGCGTCCGAGTCCAAGATCAGCCGGATGGAGCTCGGGCGCGTCGGTTTCAAGACACGTGACGTGGAAGACCTGCTCACCCTGTACGGCGTCGTCGACGATGCCGAGCGCCGTGCCCTGCTGGAAATGGTTCGCGAGGCCAACACCCCCGGGTGGTGGCACAAGTACTCGGCCGAGCTGCCTTCGTGGTTCACCACTTACGTGGGCCTGGAGGAGGCCGCCGAGATGATCCGCACCTACGAGGTGCAGTTCGTGCCCGGTCTGTTGCAGACCGCCTCGTATGCGCGATCGGTATTCCAGCTTGGCAACCCCGGTCTGAGTCCGGACAAAATCGAACGCCGCGTGCATATGCGCATGCAGCGTCAGGAGCGCTTCACGCAGAAGGACGGACCCCGCCTTTGGGCCGTCATCGACGAGGCAGCGCTCAAGAGGACCATCGGCGGGCGGGAGGTCATGGCGGAGCAGCTCCAGCATCTGCTGGAAGTGGCTGCCCTTCCCAACATCACCATTCAGGTGATGCCCTTCAGGTTCGGCAAGCACGCCGCTGAAGGGGGCGCGTTCAGCATCTTGCGGTTTCCCGAGTCCGACTTGTCGGACGTTGTCTACGTCGAGCAGCTCTGGGGTGCCCTGTACCTGGACAAACGCGAGGACATCGACCCGTACCTCACGGCCATGGAGCAGTTGTGCGTGGAGAGCACCACGCCAGGGGGCACCGTCGAGCTCATCGGCGGTCTTCTCAGAAAGATGTAGATGAACCAGACCTACAACGGCATGCCCGCGGCGAACCTGACTCAGGTCGCCTGGCGCAAGAGCCGCTACAGCAACTCGCAGGGCAACTGCGTGGAGCTCGCCGAGCTTCCTGACGGGGGGATCGCGGTCCGCAACTCGCGCTTCCCCGACGGCCCTGCCCTCATCTATACCCGCGACGAGATCCGGGCCCTGGTGCTCGGGGTTAAGGACGGAGAGTTCGACGGCCTGCTCGTTTAACAGCCTTGTAACCTCCGGCGCGCCCGCTTAACGGGGGCGCGCCGGAGGCTTAACAGCCCGGCCTTCTGTTGCCGAGAGGATCGGGGTCATGCTCGACCAGATGACCCTGTATCCGATCGCCGACGACGTGCTGTTCGCACCCGGCGGCAAGGTCGTGATCCGCACGTATGGCGTGGCGCCCGCCACTGCGGGGGCCTCCGTCTCTTACCGGACCTGGGTGACCGGCCTGCGCGACCAGCCGCGGTACTGGCACTGGGGTCACTTCGAGGACGCCGCCTCCGGGCACCGCAGGGTCCTGGAGTGGCTCACGGGGCGGGGGCCGCAACCTTCCCAAGCGCTGACCTGATCGCTATCCTCGTGCCAAGCAACCGCTTGGTAGAGGAGGCGTGGTGCGGCGCGCGATCCACCTGATCGAGGAGGTCGACTTCCGGCCGATGAACTCCAGGCGGCCCCTGGAGTACCTCACCTGGCTGACCCGCTACAAGCGCGAGGACGAGAGCCGGGCCGCGCCCTCGCTCACCTCCGGCATGTCCATCAGGTCCCGCGAGATCGACCTGGTGGGCGCCTTCTACGCGGTCGGCATCACCGGCCATCCGCAGTTCAAGGCCGTCACGCTCTGGGACTGCCACGGCGGGTGGGACGGCGGCTGGCGGCAGATGATGGAGATCTACCAGGGCGTCGACGAGCGGCTCTTCCTGTCCGACATCGACGACCTGCGCTTCTCCGCCTTCTCCCGGCCCCTCGGCGCCGCGCCCGGCTGCCCGCCGCTGTCCGAGGCGCCCGCCGCCGAGCTCTACCTCTTCGAGAGCGCCCGCGTGCGCCCGGGGGCCGCGCTCGACTACCTGCACGCGGTGCGCACCGAGCGGGCGCCGCTGCTCGCCGAGCACGGCCACACCCTGGCCGGGCTGTACGAGGTGCTGTTCTGCGACACCGAGGCCGTCACCGTCTGGGCCGTCTCCCTCGACGACCACCTGGCCACCCAGCGCGCCCGCGACGCCGCCCTGGGCCTCGACGACGAGGTCGCGCCCGATTCCCGGCTTCTGGACTGGAGCAAACGGGCCCGCGACTATCTGGAAGGGCCCTGGCGTGAGACGCTGCTGGCACCGTTCCCCGGTTG
This region includes:
- a CDS encoding ATP-binding protein, translated to MQSTTAPGQWTTFDWWPPVGWWPEAARDLLVPGPSASATFVLPPSPASVHSARSFTTGTLSGWGLTELSENMELVVSELATNALRHGLHLDEPHCQRPVHMSLVRRGPLVTGAFTDPGSSVPVLRYPGPLDTGGLGLHIVESLSLRWGWSALAPHGKIVWAVLS
- a CDS encoding helix-turn-helix domain-containing protein, whose protein sequence is MLGASLRRLREACGLDRGQAGFHIRASESKISRMELGRVGFKTRDVEDLLTLYGVVDDAERRALLEMVREANTPGWWHKYSAELPSWFTTYVGLEEAAEMIRTYEVQFVPGLLQTASYARSVFQLGNPGLSPDKIERRVHMRMQRQERFTQKDGPRLWAVIDEAALKRTIGGREVMAEQLQHLLEVAALPNITIQVMPFRFGKHAAEGGAFSILRFPESDLSDVVYVEQLWGALYLDKREDIDPYLTAMEQLCVESTTPGGTVELIGGLLRKM
- a CDS encoding DUF397 domain-containing protein — protein: MNQTYNGMPAANLTQVAWRKSRYSNSQGNCVELAELPDGGIAVRNSRFPDGPALIYTRDEIRALVLGVKDGEFDGLLV